One region of Camelina sativa cultivar DH55 chromosome 6, Cs, whole genome shotgun sequence genomic DNA includes:
- the LOC104790129 gene encoding agamous-like MADS-box protein AGL3 isoform X1 — protein MGRGKVELKRIENKINRQVTFAKRRNGLLKKAYELSVLCDAEIALLIFSNRGKLYEFCSSPSGMAKTVEKYRKYSYATMDPNQSAKDLQDKYQDYLKLKSRVEVLQHSQRHLLGEEIAEMEVNELEQLERQVDASLRQIRSTKARSMLDQLSDLKTKEEMLLETNRDLRRKLEESDAALTQSIWGASATEHSQQQQQQQQQQQQQQQQQQQQQQQQQQQQQQQQQQGMSSYQSNPPIQEAGFFKPLQGNVAYQMSSHYNHKHAAMTNASNSATTSQNVNGFFPGWMV, from the exons atgGGAAGAGGGAAAGTGGAGCTTAAGAGGATAGAGAACAAGATCAATAGGCAAGTTACTTTTGCAAAGAGAAGGAATGGTTTGCTTAAGAAGGCTTATGAGCTTTCTGTGCTTTGTGATGCTGAGATTGCTCTTCTCATTTTCTCTAACCGTGGCAAGCTCTACGAATTTTGCAGCAGCCCTAG TGGTATGGCGAAGACGGTTGAGAAGTATAGAAAATATAGTTACGCAACAATGGACCCAAATCAATCAGCTAAGGACTTGCAG GATAAGTACCAAGACTACTTGAAGCTCAAATCAAGAGTTGAGGTCCTTCAACATTCACAAAG GCATTTGCTTGGTGAAGAGATAGCCGAGATGGAAGTGAATGAGCTTGAGCAGCTAGAACGCCAAGTAGACGCATCACTAAGACAAATAAGATCAACCAAG GCTAGGTCAATGCTTGATCAACTATCTGACCTTAAAACAAAG GAGGAAATGTTATTGGAAACCAACAGAGATCTTAGGAGAAAG ttGGAGGAAAGTGATGCTGCGCTTACACAATCAATTTGGGGAGCTTCTGCCACAGAACattcccaacaacaacaacaacaacaacagcagcaacagcaacagcaacagcaacagcaacagcaacagcaacagcaacaacaacaacaacagcagcaacaacaacaaggcaTGAGCTCTTATCAATCAAACCCGCCAATTCAAGAAGCAGGTTTCTTCAAGCCTCTACAAGGCAATGTAGCATATCAAATGAG CAGTCATTACAATCACAAGCATGCTGCTATGACCAACGCAAGCAACTCTGCAACAACATCACAGAATGTTAATGGATTCTTCCCAGGGTGGATGGTCTGA
- the LOC104790129 gene encoding agamous-like MADS-box protein AGL3 isoform X2, giving the protein MGRGKVELKRIENKINRQVTFAKRRNGLLKKAYELSVLCDAEIALLIFSNRGKLYEFCSSPSGMAKTVEKYRKYSYATMDPNQSAKDLQDKYQDYLKLKSRVEVLQHSQRHLLGEEIAEMEVNELEQLERQVDASLRQIRSTKARSMLDQLSDLKTKEEMLLETNRDLRRKLEESDAALTQSIWGASATEHSQQQQQQQQQQQQQQQQQQQQQQQQQQQQQQQQQQGMSSYQSNPPIQEAGFFKPLQGNVAYQMSHYNHKHAAMTNASNSATTSQNVNGFFPGWMV; this is encoded by the exons atgGGAAGAGGGAAAGTGGAGCTTAAGAGGATAGAGAACAAGATCAATAGGCAAGTTACTTTTGCAAAGAGAAGGAATGGTTTGCTTAAGAAGGCTTATGAGCTTTCTGTGCTTTGTGATGCTGAGATTGCTCTTCTCATTTTCTCTAACCGTGGCAAGCTCTACGAATTTTGCAGCAGCCCTAG TGGTATGGCGAAGACGGTTGAGAAGTATAGAAAATATAGTTACGCAACAATGGACCCAAATCAATCAGCTAAGGACTTGCAG GATAAGTACCAAGACTACTTGAAGCTCAAATCAAGAGTTGAGGTCCTTCAACATTCACAAAG GCATTTGCTTGGTGAAGAGATAGCCGAGATGGAAGTGAATGAGCTTGAGCAGCTAGAACGCCAAGTAGACGCATCACTAAGACAAATAAGATCAACCAAG GCTAGGTCAATGCTTGATCAACTATCTGACCTTAAAACAAAG GAGGAAATGTTATTGGAAACCAACAGAGATCTTAGGAGAAAG ttGGAGGAAAGTGATGCTGCGCTTACACAATCAATTTGGGGAGCTTCTGCCACAGAACattcccaacaacaacaacaacaacaacagcagcaacagcaacagcaacagcaacagcaacagcaacagcaacagcaacaacaacaacaacagcagcaacaacaacaaggcaTGAGCTCTTATCAATCAAACCCGCCAATTCAAGAAGCAGGTTTCTTCAAGCCTCTACAAGGCAATGTAGCATATCAAATGAG TCATTACAATCACAAGCATGCTGCTATGACCAACGCAAGCAACTCTGCAACAACATCACAGAATGTTAATGGATTCTTCCCAGGGTGGATGGTCTGA